A region of Nostoc flagelliforme CCNUN1 DNA encodes the following proteins:
- a CDS encoding helix-turn-helix domain-containing protein: MPCQPLTITLSDTDQQALEKLVNRPSTPQQIAQRARIVLKAALGQNNAEIARALDISIKMARHWRHYWVKTTEQSKTVMERLRDRPRPGSPLKFTLEQQVECMAFGVP, translated from the coding sequence ATGCCTTGCCAACCGCTGACAATCACCCTGAGTGATACTGACCAGCAAGCCCTGGAAAAGTTAGTAAATCGACCCAGTACGCCGCAGCAAATTGCACAACGTGCCCGGATTGTGCTAAAAGCCGCGTTGGGACAAAACAATGCCGAAATTGCTCGAGCGCTCGATATAAGTATCAAGATGGCGCGGCACTGGCGACACTATTGGGTTAAGACCACCGAGCAATCCAAGACAGTGATGGAGCGATTGCGCGATCGCCCGCGTCCTGGTTCGCCGTTAAAATTTACCCTAGAACAGCAAGTTGAATGCATGGCTTTCGGCGTGCCGTGA